From a region of the Anaerolineales bacterium genome:
- a CDS encoding thiamine pyrophosphate-dependent enzyme, which produces MDKRELLRMYREMVVVRRLEERSAELYQQGKIGGFLHLYIGQEAVCTGLISARRPEDRVITAYRDHGVAVACGIPVQEVMAE; this is translated from the coding sequence ATGGACAAGAGGGAATTGCTCCGGATGTACCGCGAAATGGTCGTGGTGCGCCGGCTGGAGGAGCGTTCGGCCGAGCTGTATCAGCAAGGCAAGATCGGCGGCTTTCTGCACCTGTACATCGGCCAGGAGGCGGTCTGCACGGGGCTGATCTCGGCTCGCAGACCGGAAGACCGGGTGATCACCGCCTACCGTGACCATGGGGTCGCTGTCGCCTGCGGCATTCCCGTCCAAGAGGTGATGGCGGAA